A single genomic interval of Prionailurus viverrinus isolate Anna chromosome A2, UM_Priviv_1.0, whole genome shotgun sequence harbors:
- the LOC125160461 gene encoding olfactory receptor 10H3-like encodes MVTEFILVGFSNFPRHLLPAFFLLYLLMYLFTLLGNLLIMATVWSERSLHTPMYLFLCALSTSEILFTVAITPRMLVDMLSTHRTITWTACASQMFFSFTFGFTHSFLLMIMGYDRYVAICHPLRYNVLMSPRGCARLVSWSWAGGSIMGMMVTLIVFHLTFCGSNVIHHFACHVLSLLKLACGKETSSVTLGVILVCVSALMGCLFLIVLSYVFIVAAILRIPSAEGRHKTFSTCVSHLTVVIVHYGFASIIYLKPKGPHSMDSNTLMATTYIVFTPFLSPIIFSLRNKELKNAIKKSFQRKFSPLSS; translated from the coding sequence ATGGTGACTGAGTTCATCCTCGTGGGATTCTCTAACTTCCCAAGGCATCTCCTGCCCGCTTTCTTCCTGCTGTATCTGCTCATGTACCTGTTCACGCTGCTGGGGAACCTGCTCATCATGGCCACAGTCTGGAGCGAGCGCAGCCTGCACACGCCCATGTACCTCTTCCTGTGCGCCCTGTCCACCTCCGAGATTCTGTTCACCGTTGCCATCACCCCTCGCATGCTGGTTGACATGCTCTCCACCCACCGCACCATCACCTGGACGGCCTGTGCCAGCcagatgtttttctccttcacgTTTGGCTTCACACACTCCTTCCTGCTCATGATCATGGGCTACGACCGCTACGTGGCCATCTGCCACCCCCTGCGCTACAATGTGCTCATGAGCCCCCGTGGCTGTGCCCGCCTCGTGTCCTGgtcctgggctggtggctcgATCATGGGGATGATGGTGACCCTGATAGTTTTTCACCTCACCTTCTGTGGGTCTAATGTGATCCACCATTTTGCCTGCCACGTGCTTTCCCTTCTAAAGTTGGCCTGTGGGAAGGAGACATCCTCCGTCACCTTGGGTGTGATCCTGGTGTGTGTCTCAGCTCTGATGGGCTGTTTATTCCTCATCGTTCTCTCCTATGTCTTCATCGTGGCCGCCATATTGCGGATCCCCTCTGCTGAGGGCAGGCACAAGACCTTCTCCACGTGTGTGTCCCACCTCACGGTGGTCATTGTGCACTACGGCTTTGCCTCCATTATCTACCTCAAGCCCAAGGGCCCCCATTCTATGGACAGTAACACCCTGATGGCTACCACCTATATAGTCTTCACGCCCTTTCTCAGTCCGATCATTTTCAGCCTCAGGAATAAGGAACTCAAGAATGCCATAAAGAAAAGCTTCCAGAGAAAATTCAGTCCCTTAAGCTCCTGA